Proteins encoded together in one Methanoregula sp. window:
- the lon gene encoding endopeptidase La, translating to MQSEKNDHTQEKLVIPLYEIVVFPDSRTKFPVDQATGVLLLDAMKDTKGAHAIGLTLKSGTRLSELTAESLYRTGNLFRISHVQPADDGYLICAEVIQRVKVVSLSEKEGRFYASYLPVLDLPDLEEDLQERILADIKLTIHEISSRFSGSEQFTQPIDRMESIDQIMGFVMPFLPIHLAEKQALLEIVSVRQRYISFLELLVKTREDINIRIEMAKKVSDRVSKTNREAMLREQLRVIQDELGESEGTAGDSGYRERIENAEMPDEVRKKALTEAKKLETGGSQNHESSVIRNYLDLLLDLPWVTEEKKSIDIKEARRVLESHHNGLEKVKERIVQHLAVMKLKSEKQGSILLFAGPPGTGKTSLGKSIAEALGRKYVRISLGGVRDEAEIRGHRRTYVGALPGRIIQGIQKAGTKNPVFILDEIDKLSLSYSGDPASALLEVLDPEQNNTFSDHYLEVPYDLSDVLFIATANSLATIPAPLLDRMELIEISGYTKNEKFAIAKDHLIPETLKEHGLDADKFQVDDEALKVIIGKYTREAGVRWLGKQLAKAARHVSEKIVSGTAELPFIVTTDKLDGILGKELIRQEVARKEPVPGVVTGLAWTPVGGEILFIEGTFMPGTGKLTLTGQLGDVMKESATISLSLIRSRLANTQNGFNFMTSDIHVHVPSGATPKDGPSAGVTLFTALSSLITGKTVDPNVAMTGEITLSGAVLPVGGIKEKVLAAHRAGIKKVILPKENERDLQDVPGDVRADLVFVPVETVEEVLKEALGIELPRTMMMQTGNSFVPVQNL from the coding sequence ATGCAATCGGAAAAAAATGATCATACGCAGGAAAAACTGGTGATACCGCTCTATGAGATCGTTGTCTTCCCGGACAGCCGGACGAAATTCCCGGTTGACCAGGCAACCGGAGTGCTCCTGCTGGACGCGATGAAGGATACCAAAGGTGCACACGCAATCGGTCTCACGCTGAAAAGCGGTACCCGGCTGTCAGAGCTGACCGCCGAATCGTTGTACAGGACCGGCAACCTTTTCCGGATCTCGCACGTGCAGCCGGCCGATGACGGCTACCTGATCTGTGCCGAGGTTATACAGAGAGTAAAGGTAGTCTCCCTGTCCGAAAAGGAGGGACGGTTCTATGCGTCGTATCTGCCGGTGCTGGATCTTCCGGATCTCGAAGAAGACTTACAAGAGCGGATCCTTGCAGATATCAAGCTCACCATCCACGAGATCAGCAGCCGCTTCTCCGGCTCAGAACAGTTCACCCAGCCGATCGACCGGATGGAATCCATCGACCAGATCATGGGATTTGTCATGCCCTTCCTGCCGATCCACCTTGCCGAGAAGCAGGCACTCCTCGAGATTGTCTCGGTCCGCCAACGGTACATCTCGTTCCTGGAGCTTCTCGTCAAGACACGCGAAGACATCAACATCCGGATCGAGATGGCCAAAAAAGTCTCCGACCGCGTGAGCAAGACAAACCGCGAGGCAATGCTGCGGGAGCAGCTCCGGGTGATCCAGGATGAACTGGGCGAGAGCGAAGGCACTGCCGGTGACAGCGGGTACCGCGAGCGGATCGAGAACGCAGAGATGCCGGATGAAGTACGCAAAAAGGCACTGACAGAGGCAAAGAAACTCGAGACCGGCGGCAGCCAGAATCATGAAAGTTCGGTGATCCGGAACTATCTCGATCTCCTGCTCGATCTCCCGTGGGTCACCGAAGAGAAGAAGAGCATCGATATCAAAGAGGCCCGCCGCGTGCTTGAGAGCCATCACAATGGCCTCGAGAAAGTCAAGGAACGGATCGTCCAGCACCTTGCGGTCATGAAACTTAAAAGCGAGAAGCAGGGCTCTATCCTCCTCTTTGCCGGTCCGCCCGGCACGGGAAAGACGAGCTTAGGCAAGAGCATCGCCGAAGCGCTCGGGCGAAAGTATGTCAGGATCAGCCTCGGCGGCGTCCGGGACGAAGCCGAGATCCGGGGCCACCGGAGAACCTATGTCGGTGCCCTGCCCGGGAGGATCATCCAGGGCATACAGAAAGCCGGAACGAAAAACCCGGTCTTCATCCTCGACGAGATCGACAAGCTGTCCCTCTCCTACTCAGGAGACCCGGCGAGCGCCCTCTTAGAGGTCCTCGACCCGGAACAGAACAATACCTTCTCGGACCACTACCTCGAAGTCCCTTATGACCTCTCTGATGTCTTGTTCATCGCTACTGCCAATTCCCTTGCAACAATCCCGGCCCCGCTTCTCGACCGGATGGAACTGATCGAGATCTCGGGCTACACGAAGAACGAGAAGTTCGCCATAGCTAAAGACCACCTGATCCCTGAGACTCTCAAAGAGCACGGTCTCGATGCGGACAAATTCCAGGTTGATGATGAGGCGTTGAAAGTGATCATCGGGAAATACACCCGTGAAGCGGGTGTCCGGTGGCTTGGGAAGCAACTTGCAAAAGCGGCACGGCATGTATCCGAGAAGATCGTCTCCGGTACAGCCGAGCTTCCCTTCATTGTCACAACGGACAAGCTTGACGGCATATTGGGAAAGGAGTTAATCCGTCAGGAAGTGGCCCGGAAAGAACCGGTTCCCGGTGTAGTCACCGGGCTTGCATGGACCCCGGTCGGCGGGGAGATCCTCTTCATCGAAGGCACGTTCATGCCCGGGACCGGCAAACTCACCCTCACCGGCCAGCTCGGGGACGTGATGAAGGAGTCGGCTACAATTTCGTTAAGCCTCATCCGGTCGCGGCTTGCAAACACGCAGAACGGGTTCAATTTCATGACGAGCGACATCCACGTTCATGTACCGTCCGGGGCAACGCCGAAAGACGGGCCATCAGCGGGAGTCACGCTCTTTACGGCCCTCTCATCCCTGATCACCGGAAAGACGGTTGATCCGAACGTTGCGATGACCGGCGAGATTACCCTGAGTGGAGCAGTCCTGCCGGTGGGAGGAATCAAGGAAAAGGTTCTTGCTGCACACCGTGCAGGAATCAAAAAAGTGATCCTGCCAAAAGAGAACGAGCGGGATTTACAGGACGTGCCCGGGGATGTCCGGGCCGATCTGGTCTTTGTGCCCGTAGAGACGGTAGAGGAGGTCTTAAAAGAGGCACTGGGCATTGAGCTGCCCCGGACCATGATGATGCAGACGGGTAACAGTTTTGTTCCCGTACAGAATCTCTGA
- a CDS encoding MarR family transcriptional regulator: MMERDEHLLEVFEHLLRMKNECSCTIFSECGLADMTVKQIGYLKVIDEQRDVTFSRLAEITRNSKPTITEMVNRFVRMECVYREPCPEDGRILYIRLTDKGKKIAQAEHDALRRVIERMVNLLDEHELELLIEILGKVR, encoded by the coding sequence ATGATGGAGAGAGATGAGCATCTGTTGGAAGTATTTGAACACCTCCTCAGGATGAAAAACGAATGCTCCTGTACTATCTTCTCCGAATGCGGGCTTGCAGATATGACGGTCAAACAGATCGGGTACCTGAAAGTCATCGATGAACAGAGAGATGTGACGTTCAGCAGGCTTGCTGAGATCACCCGGAACTCAAAACCCACGATCACCGAGATGGTCAACAGGTTTGTCCGGATGGAGTGCGTATACCGGGAACCCTGTCCCGAAGACGGCAGGATCCTGTACATCCGCCTGACCGATAAGGGGAAGAAAATTGCACAGGCAGAACACGATGCCTTGCGCCGGGTGATTGAACGAATGGTAAATTTACTGGATGAACACGAACTGGAACTCTTAATTGAGATCCTGGGGAAAGTCAGGTAA
- a CDS encoding protein kinase — MRARPDFFPVICLLIFAGFVLSQPVLALTPLNEGVNDLGLLHYTETPKTWTFNLDGTEKVEIGVYNSARAEPGRYGGWNAYLSINGDKIWRHTGDSTIYDYLMGKTVSESAYRNQYYDLSSEFHAGTNTVTYYHYTGDGDHGLKIRLTKGAVASLTPKPMTAVSTPAGTIAPRDSPPGDSGLLLVLAVIFLILIAAGIGFFYNRAKRAPATGRSATVPDLTIRQEPSEGPVPGPGNQYVPVPVSKMAEPEPETSTRNLKETKKIVRPLLSLTLDQTRLAADKWHKVGIQIKNTGDTCASDITFRFSDEFETRWIKPTTIDAGETKNLEIGILPKKEGNIPLEIALDYHDTDKNTYHQTQEFWIDVSDRPDPYPGKDAGIIPASEILKKQAAGPVTLKRLPPELSDRYTESEFIGKGGFARVFKAKRKDGQYVAVKIPISLDESTGKSFIAELQNWTRLDHPNIVSVYNFNIMPCPYFEMELCDSSLAERKKPIDSEEAAWILFNICEGLKFSHANKIIHRDLKPQNILLKNGVPKISDWGLSRVISESSSSTVTSFTPYYAAPEQISGRHKDERTDIWQLGVILYELVTGVLPFTGESMIEIGMNIATKEPGRPSEIAGSAKPIEPVILKCLMKDPAERYQSVLELQKALGLYLRMNYAESLKMSVTARDFKKSAYYCGDLVLINLVTGDIASAYTFLSDLAQYAEGDVKAEVLELSGQLKNRMDNGISEVPDELVKNAEFIVHKVSLGFRNV, encoded by the coding sequence ATGAGAGCACGTCCAGATTTTTTCCCTGTCATCTGCCTGCTGATTTTTGCGGGGTTCGTTCTCTCTCAACCGGTACTCGCGCTGACACCGCTCAACGAGGGGGTGAATGATCTCGGGCTGCTTCATTATACAGAAACCCCAAAGACCTGGACTTTCAACCTTGATGGTACAGAAAAGGTGGAGATCGGTGTTTACAATTCTGCCCGTGCCGAACCGGGCAGGTATGGCGGGTGGAATGCCTATCTCTCCATCAACGGGGATAAGATCTGGAGGCATACCGGAGACAGCACTATTTACGATTACCTTATGGGAAAGACGGTAAGCGAATCTGCGTATCGCAACCAGTACTATGATCTGAGTTCAGAATTCCATGCGGGCACAAACACGGTAACTTACTACCATTATACCGGTGACGGAGATCATGGGCTCAAAATCCGGCTGACAAAAGGGGCAGTTGCCTCCTTAACCCCGAAACCAATGACCGCCGTATCCACACCGGCGGGCACGATTGCTCCCCGTGACTCCCCGCCGGGAGATTCCGGATTATTGCTCGTACTGGCTGTAATTTTTTTAATCCTGATAGCTGCCGGTATCGGATTTTTTTACAACCGGGCAAAGAGAGCACCTGCTACAGGGAGGTCTGCAACGGTTCCGGATCTTACTATCCGGCAGGAACCCTCCGAAGGCCCGGTGCCTGGCCCGGGGAATCAGTATGTTCCGGTACCGGTGTCCAAAATGGCGGAACCTGAACCGGAAACAAGTACCCGAAATCTCAAAGAAACCAAAAAGATTGTACGACCGTTGCTTTCGCTCACTCTTGACCAGACACGCCTTGCAGCCGATAAATGGCATAAAGTCGGCATCCAGATCAAAAATACCGGAGATACCTGCGCATCAGACATAACGTTCAGGTTCTCCGATGAATTTGAGACGCGGTGGATCAAACCGACAACCATTGACGCTGGTGAAACAAAAAACCTGGAGATCGGGATCCTTCCCAAAAAAGAGGGAAATATTCCGCTTGAAATTGCCCTCGACTATCACGATACTGATAAGAATACATACCATCAGACCCAGGAATTCTGGATTGATGTCTCTGACCGGCCAGACCCCTATCCGGGTAAGGATGCAGGGATAATCCCGGCTTCAGAAATCCTGAAAAAGCAGGCTGCCGGGCCGGTGACCTTAAAACGGCTGCCCCCGGAACTTTCAGACCGCTATACTGAATCGGAGTTCATCGGCAAAGGCGGGTTTGCACGGGTCTTTAAGGCAAAGAGAAAAGACGGGCAGTACGTTGCCGTGAAAATACCGATCTCGCTGGATGAATCAACCGGGAAATCTTTTATTGCAGAATTGCAGAACTGGACGCGCCTTGACCACCCCAATATTGTCAGTGTCTACAATTTCAACATCATGCCATGTCCTTATTTTGAGATGGAGCTCTGTGACAGTTCCCTTGCGGAGAGGAAAAAACCGATTGACAGCGAGGAGGCAGCATGGATCCTCTTTAATATCTGTGAAGGCCTGAAGTTCAGTCATGCAAACAAGATAATCCACCGTGACTTAAAACCCCAGAATATTCTTTTAAAGAACGGGGTGCCGAAGATATCCGACTGGGGACTTTCCCGCGTCATCAGTGAGTCGTCTTCAAGTACCGTAACCTCTTTCACGCCTTATTATGCAGCACCGGAGCAGATCAGTGGCCGGCATAAGGATGAGCGGACGGATATCTGGCAGCTGGGTGTCATTCTCTATGAACTCGTGACGGGAGTGTTGCCATTCACCGGCGAGAGCATGATCGAGATTGGGATGAATATCGCAACAAAGGAACCAGGACGTCCCTCAGAAATTGCGGGGAGTGCAAAACCGATCGAACCGGTGATCCTGAAATGCCTTATGAAAGATCCGGCAGAGCGGTACCAGTCAGTTCTCGAACTCCAGAAGGCCCTTGGCCTGTACCTCAGGATGAATTATGCAGAATCCTTAAAGATGAGTGTAACTGCACGTGACTTTAAAAAATCTGCATATTATTGCGGGGATCTGGTTCTCATCAACCTTGTAACCGGTGATATTGCATCCGCATACACATTTTTATCTGATCTTGCACAGTATGCGGAAGGGGATGTGAAGGCAGAGGTTCTGGAGTTATCCGGACAATTAAAAAACCGGATGGATAATGGTATTTCCGAGGTTCCCGATGAACTGGTGAAAAATGCTGAATTCATCGTGCATAAGGTATCGCTCGGGTTCAGGAATGTATAA
- a CDS encoding nuclear transport factor 2 family protein, with the protein MTLTEAQKAEVIAAMQQYGMAYQKKDVKVLSALFSPEITGFGSGPDEVISNHTDFIRQIKRDISQATVLSFEFSDRKIFGDGRIAWATSKSTITFTIDGTTKQVIRGRSTMVLRNTGSRWLIEQLHFSMPYSEQSAGQSFPGA; encoded by the coding sequence ATGACGCTCACGGAAGCTCAGAAGGCAGAAGTAATCGCAGCCATGCAGCAGTATGGCATGGCATACCAGAAGAAGGATGTAAAGGTGTTATCGGCGTTGTTCTCCCCCGAAATTACCGGATTTGGCAGCGGCCCCGATGAAGTCATCTCGAATCATACAGATTTTATCCGGCAGATAAAGCGCGATATAAGCCAGGCAACAGTTCTCTCGTTTGAATTTTCGGACAGGAAGATTTTTGGCGATGGCAGGATCGCGTGGGCAACGTCAAAGAGTACGATTACATTCACTATTGACGGGACAACGAAGCAGGTTATCCGTGGCAGATCGACGATGGTGTTGCGGAACACCGGGAGCCGCTGGCTCATTGAGCAGCTTCACTTCTCCATGCCCTATAGTGAACAGTCTGCGGGGCAATCGTTTCCCGGCGCATAA
- a CDS encoding ABC transporter ATP-binding protein: protein MTTIIEARDLSKTYGDVQAVNHVNLSVGKGALFGLLGPNGSGKTTMIKMLTGQTRPTGGTATVLGVDAVADPVGVRGRVGIIPEQETPPSFLTAIEYLEFVAAVRKISDIETKADWWFEFLDFADKKNVLCKDLSRGTRQKLMFTQAFIHEPELALIDEPLINFDPIMQDLVKDYLAGYVKKGKTIFISTHILEVAEEICSGFAILHKGNLLHAGPVAELTSRGEHLPAFFLSLVRKDRHV from the coding sequence ATGACAACAATAATCGAAGCTCGGGATTTATCCAAAACCTACGGTGATGTACAGGCCGTGAATCACGTGAACCTCTCGGTCGGGAAGGGAGCGCTGTTCGGGCTCCTGGGCCCAAACGGGTCCGGCAAGACCACGATGATCAAGATGCTGACCGGCCAGACCCGGCCGACCGGAGGAACGGCAACTGTACTCGGGGTCGATGCTGTAGCGGACCCGGTTGGCGTTCGCGGAAGGGTGGGAATCATCCCCGAGCAGGAGACACCGCCCAGTTTCCTCACCGCAATAGAGTACCTGGAGTTTGTAGCCGCGGTCCGGAAGATTTCAGACATTGAAACAAAGGCTGACTGGTGGTTCGAGTTCCTCGACTTTGCCGACAAGAAGAATGTGCTCTGCAAGGATCTCTCGCGGGGCACCCGCCAGAAACTGATGTTTACGCAGGCCTTCATCCATGAACCCGAGCTCGCGCTGATCGATGAGCCCTTAATCAATTTCGACCCGATCATGCAGGACCTCGTCAAGGATTATCTTGCAGGATATGTCAAAAAGGGAAAGACGATCTTTATCTCGACCCATATCCTTGAAGTGGCTGAAGAGATCTGTTCGGGGTTTGCGATCCTCCACAAGGGCAACCTTCTTCACGCAGGACCCGTGGCCGAACTCACGTCCCGGGGCGAACACCTGCCCGCATTCTTCCTCTCGCTCGTCCGGAAGGATCGCCATGTTTGA
- a CDS encoding DUF2769 domain-containing protein: MINPRKDTVEDTEENRQICRKYCKVCPNYKHHSLEKYQPTELFCACGKSTAPSMKELGCFCPACEIFTKHHLNVGYFCVKQ; this comes from the coding sequence ATGATAAATCCCCGCAAAGATACGGTAGAGGATACGGAAGAGAACCGGCAGATCTGCCGGAAGTACTGCAAAGTATGTCCGAACTACAAGCATCATTCCCTTGAAAAATACCAGCCCACTGAACTCTTCTGCGCATGTGGAAAATCCACGGCCCCGTCAATGAAAGAGCTCGGCTGCTTCTGTCCGGCCTGCGAGATCTTCACGAAACACCATCTCAATGTCGGATACTTCTGCGTCAAGCAGTAG
- a CDS encoding type II CAAX endopeptidase family protein: protein MAPGPPPDDFVDRRFIPGPDILILCGSLVTSMAEPAETSLTTDPKRVVVTYLILVFALSSIFWYIIAARPQVAVDTGILRYSGFLLMWCPAVAAIVTRLYFQKNLAGFGFKAGELRWWLLAIIIPVAVGLAMFGTAWVSGVAPFLPDKGAAMLTLPVLQAILIALGLSIVSATGEEIGWRGLLVPELGRFESFTRIAIVSAFIWGCWHLPVMFAGGYHGSGALWYSIVTFFLSIFGGSTIFAWIRLRSGSVWPAALLHGFWNYFIQTFYPAITATTGAGAAMLGEFGWFCVLVSVVLGLLFWHLRNLLPKMPKPEGGL from the coding sequence ATGGCACCGGGTCCGCCCCCCGATGATTTTGTTGACCGCAGGTTCATTCCCGGTCCCGATATTCTGATATTGTGCGGCTCCCTAGTCACTAGTATGGCAGAACCGGCAGAAACGTCCCTGACGACCGACCCGAAACGTGTTGTTGTAACATACCTCATCCTCGTGTTCGCGCTCTCGTCGATCTTCTGGTACATCATCGCAGCAAGACCGCAGGTTGCAGTGGACACCGGCATCCTCCGCTACTCGGGGTTCCTTCTCATGTGGTGTCCCGCGGTCGCAGCTATCGTGACCCGTCTTTACTTCCAGAAGAACCTTGCGGGATTCGGGTTTAAGGCAGGCGAGCTCCGGTGGTGGCTCCTTGCGATCATCATCCCGGTCGCGGTCGGGCTCGCGATGTTCGGCACTGCGTGGGTCTCCGGCGTTGCACCGTTTTTACCGGATAAGGGGGCGGCCATGCTTACGCTGCCGGTGCTGCAGGCTATCCTGATCGCGCTTGGCCTCAGTATCGTCTCGGCAACAGGCGAGGAGATTGGGTGGCGGGGGCTGCTCGTCCCCGAGCTCGGCAGGTTTGAGTCGTTCACCCGGATCGCGATTGTCTCCGCTTTCATCTGGGGGTGCTGGCACCTGCCGGTCATGTTCGCCGGGGGATATCACGGCTCGGGTGCGCTATGGTACTCAATTGTCACGTTCTTCCTCTCCATCTTTGGCGGCTCCACCATCTTCGCCTGGATCCGGCTCCGGTCCGGCAGCGTCTGGCCGGCCGCCCTCCTCCATGGCTTCTGGAACTACTTCATCCAGACCTTCTACCCCGCGATCACGGCAACGACCGGGGCCGGGGCGGCGATGCTCGGCGAGTTCGGCTGGTTCTGCGTGCTCGTAAGCGTTGTTCTCGGGCTTCTCTTCTGGCACCTTCGCAACCTGCTTCCGAAGATGCCGAAACCTGAGGGCGGGCTGTAG
- a CDS encoding glycerol dehydrogenase produces MSRVLASPSKYIQGPGEILQIKDRISHLGGPVLFVMGRFAYKNLKGVIEESFKDSGSTVIFELFGGECTKKEIDRLRAIYQTHRCTVVVGVGGGKALDTAKGVAYYEKAPVVSVPTIASTDAPTSAIAVTYTEDHVFDGNILLPKNPELVLVDTDVITRAPVRFLVAGMGDALSTYFEAGANAASDHDNFAGGKTTNTSLALARLCYEILIRDGLKAKQSAENRICSPEVENIIEANIYLSGVGFESNGLACAHSVYNAFTSLPSCHHMYHGELVAFGTIVQLVLEKRAEPEIEEVLRFCTSVGLPVSFAELSTRELTRDELMSVAVTACCPNNFMDSMPFAVSPEMTFDALVAADALGRKYKAQESH; encoded by the coding sequence ATGTCCAGAGTATTGGCATCACCTTCAAAATATATCCAGGGACCCGGTGAGATTTTGCAAATAAAAGACCGCATTTCCCATCTGGGGGGACCGGTTCTTTTTGTCATGGGAAGGTTTGCGTATAAAAACCTGAAAGGTGTTATTGAAGAGAGTTTCAAAGATTCCGGCTCAACCGTGATCTTTGAACTATTCGGCGGCGAATGCACAAAAAAAGAAATTGACCGGCTACGAGCCATATACCAGACGCACCGCTGCACCGTTGTGGTGGGAGTTGGAGGGGGCAAGGCTCTTGATACCGCAAAAGGTGTGGCATATTATGAAAAAGCCCCGGTTGTTTCGGTTCCTACGATTGCGTCAACCGACGCTCCCACAAGCGCAATAGCCGTTACCTACACAGAAGACCATGTGTTTGACGGAAATATTCTCCTTCCCAAAAATCCGGAATTAGTACTGGTTGATACGGATGTCATTACCCGGGCACCGGTCAGGTTTCTTGTTGCCGGCATGGGGGATGCGTTATCAACGTATTTTGAAGCCGGGGCAAATGCTGCCTCGGATCATGATAATTTTGCCGGCGGAAAGACGACCAACACTTCTCTGGCACTGGCAAGATTGTGTTATGAAATCCTGATCCGTGACGGCCTGAAAGCCAAACAGTCTGCAGAGAACAGGATATGTTCCCCTGAGGTGGAAAATATCATTGAAGCCAATATTTATCTCAGCGGGGTAGGTTTTGAGAGCAATGGACTGGCCTGTGCGCATTCAGTTTACAATGCCTTTACGTCCCTCCCCTCGTGTCACCACATGTACCACGGGGAACTGGTTGCATTTGGCACTATCGTTCAGCTGGTACTGGAAAAACGGGCGGAACCGGAGATCGAAGAGGTACTCCGGTTCTGCACCAGCGTGGGATTGCCGGTCTCATTTGCTGAACTAAGCACGAGAGAACTTACCCGTGATGAGCTCATGAGCGTTGCCGTTACTGCTTGTTGTCCGAATAATTTTATGGACAGTATGCCGTTTGCCGTATCCCCTGAGATGACGTTTGACGCACTGGTAGCGGCAGATGCCCTTGGAAGAAAATACAAAGCACAGGAAAGTCACTGA
- a CDS encoding solute carrier family 23 protein: MEGSSIPKPSYELTYSVEDVPPPATCALLGIQHALLIATSFIFPMILFKATGMGSSDAAFFLSMTILVVGIGTILQSLKGRYIGSGYLCPSFAALFFIPPSIRAFTLGGYGLLCGMTAVSGVFQVALSRIVHRLRVLFPPEVTGLVIVMAGVGGIPFAIESCIGLRNPAGVADLPSVTIAAVTLLVIIATSVWGKGGVKLFTAIIGIIAGYITAFLLGQLPATLLFSLIALPLFTLPRPVILGWSFDAVLLLPFLIAGLAGTLKTIGNVTTCQKIHDAKWTRPDMQNCGRGIFTDGLTNILSGVFGGLGQSTSSGNIGLSLASAATSRRIGIVAGALLILMAFFPHASFFFMVMPVPVMGAILVYAICYMVMLGIEIMMSRMMDTRKFFIIGISFTFGLGASTLAAVPFAAEHTWLATLLTSPLTLSTLMAIGLTLLFRIGIQQWDEITLIPATKDLADTVFTFVDRNGRRWGARRDVMHRAGSALFECIEDGFSTGSMKNGAKVKMSFDEYHLDIYVESRGPPVTSTTTVPTPEELMNDPEAFSRLSSAMVYSYADGVTVSHRDGMNTTHIHFEH, encoded by the coding sequence ATGGAAGGCAGCAGCATACCAAAACCCTCCTATGAACTGACCTATTCTGTCGAGGATGTGCCGCCTCCGGCAACCTGTGCCCTGCTCGGCATCCAGCATGCACTCCTTATCGCCACGTCATTCATCTTCCCCATGATCCTGTTCAAGGCAACCGGCATGGGGAGCTCGGATGCCGCATTCTTCCTCTCGATGACCATCCTTGTCGTCGGGATCGGCACGATCCTCCAGTCGCTCAAAGGCCGCTACATCGGATCTGGGTATCTCTGCCCCTCCTTTGCCGCCCTCTTTTTCATCCCGCCCTCCATCAGGGCCTTCACTCTTGGAGGATACGGACTTCTCTGCGGTATGACCGCGGTCAGCGGTGTGTTCCAGGTTGCCCTCTCCCGCATTGTTCACCGGCTCCGGGTTCTCTTCCCTCCGGAGGTGACCGGCCTTGTTATCGTGATGGCCGGGGTAGGCGGGATCCCGTTTGCCATTGAGAGCTGTATCGGGCTCCGGAACCCGGCCGGTGTTGCGGACCTGCCGAGCGTCACGATCGCCGCAGTAACCCTTCTCGTCATCATCGCGACCAGCGTCTGGGGAAAAGGGGGAGTGAAACTCTTTACTGCCATCATCGGGATCATCGCCGGATACATCACCGCATTCCTCCTTGGGCAGCTTCCCGCCACTCTTCTCTTCTCCCTTATTGCCCTGCCGCTCTTCACCCTTCCCCGCCCGGTTATCCTGGGCTGGTCATTCGATGCCGTGCTGCTCCTGCCGTTCCTGATCGCCGGCCTTGCAGGAACCCTCAAGACCATCGGCAACGTCACCACCTGCCAGAAGATCCATGATGCAAAGTGGACCCGGCCCGATATGCAGAACTGCGGGCGGGGGATATTCACCGACGGCCTGACCAACATTCTCTCCGGCGTATTTGGCGGACTTGGCCAGAGTACCTCTTCCGGAAATATCGGGCTGTCGCTGGCCTCGGCTGCAACCAGTCGCAGGATCGGGATCGTTGCCGGGGCTCTGCTGATCCTCATGGCATTTTTTCCCCATGCCTCGTTCTTCTTCATGGTCATGCCGGTTCCGGTCATGGGTGCCATTCTTGTCTATGCGATCTGCTACATGGTGATGCTGGGTATCGAGATAATGATGTCCCGCATGATGGATACCCGGAAATTCTTCATCATCGGGATCTCGTTCACCTTCGGTCTCGGGGCAAGTACTCTTGCGGCAGTCCCGTTTGCTGCAGAGCATACCTGGCTTGCAACGCTTCTGACGTCCCCGCTCACCCTCTCAACCCTTATGGCAATCGGCCTCACGCTCCTTTTCAGGATCGGGATTCAACAATGGGATGAGATTACCCTTATTCCTGCAACAAAGGATCTTGCCGACACGGTCTTTACCTTTGTTGACCGGAACGGGCGCCGGTGGGGCGCCCGCAGGGACGTGATGCACCGGGCGGGATCGGCTCTTTTTGAATGTATTGAGGATGGGTTCTCGACCGGTTCCATGAAGAACGGGGCGAAGGTGAAGATGAGCTTTGACGAATACCATCTGGATATCTATGTTGAGTCCCGGGGTCCACCGGTTACCTCCACAACAACGGTCCCCACACCGGAGGAGCTCATGAACGATCCGGAAGCATTCTCCCGCCTCTCATCTGCCATGGTCTATTCCTATGCGGACGGGGTTACGGTCTCCCACAGGGACGGGATGAACACGACACATATCCATTTCGAGCACTAA